From Eschrichtius robustus isolate mEscRob2 chromosome 7, mEscRob2.pri, whole genome shotgun sequence, a single genomic window includes:
- the LOC137767782 gene encoding calcium homeostasis modulator protein 1-like, with amino-acid sequence MDKFQMIFRFLQSNQEPFMNGICSIMAPASAQMYSAFDFNCPCLPGYNVAYSAGVLLAPPLVPFPLGLVMNNNVSMLAEEWKRPPGRGAKDPAVLRYTFCSMAQCALIAPVVWVAVTLLDGKCFLCAFCTAVPVTMLGNGSLAPGLPPPKLARLLARVPCPEIYDGDWLLAHEVAVPYLRCISQALGWSFVLLTTLLAFVVRSVRPCFTQATFLKSKYWSHYIDTEHKLFDETCTEHAKASAKVCIQQFFKAMIHDLELGHGHGALAAVPAGSAAPTATDGANEKREKPRGITEQGTMNGLLTRWYECKPPLRLSQEEPLVGNGWAGGGSRPSRKEVATYFSKV; translated from the exons ATGGACAAGTTCCAGATGATCTTCCGGTTCCTGCAGTCCAACCAGGAGCCCTTCATGAACGGCATCTGCAGCATCATGGCCCCGGCCAGCGCCCAGATGTACTCCGCCTTCGACTTCAACTGCCCCTGCCTGCCGGGCTACAACGTGGCCTACAGTGCCGGCGTTCTGCTGGCGCCACCTCTGGTGCCCTTTCCGCTCGGTCTGGTCATGAACAACAACGTGTCCATGCTGGCTGAAGAGTGGAAGCGGCCACCGGGCCGCGGGGCCAAGGACCCCGCCGTGCTGCGCTACACGTTCTGCTCCATGGCTCAGTGCGCCCTCATCGCACCCGTCGTCTGGGTGGCCGTCACACTGCTGGATGGCAAGTGCTTCCTCTGTGCCTTCTGCACTGCCGTGCCCGTGACCATGCTGGGCAACGGCAGCCTGGCCCCCGGCCTGCCCCCGCCCAAGCTCGCCCGCCTGCTGGCCCGCGTGCCCTGCCCCGAGATCTATGACGGCGACTGGCTGCTGGCCCACGAGGTGGCCGTGCCCTACCTGCGCTGCATCTCGCAG GCACTGGGCTGGTCCTTCGTGCTGCTGACCACACTGCTGGCATTCGTCGTGCGCTCTGTGCGGCCCTGCTTCACTCAGGCCACCTTCCTCAAAAGCAAGTACTGGTCCCACTACATCGACACTGAGCACAAGCTCTTCGATGAGACATGCACGGAGCACGCCAAGGCCTCTGCCAAGGTCTGTATCCAGCAGTTCTTCAAGGCCATGATCCATGACCTGGAGCTGGGTCACGGCCATGGGGCGTTGGCTGCAGTCCCTGCTGGCTCGGCTGCCCCCACTGCCACAGACGGTGCCAACGAGAAGAGGGAGAAGCCGCGCGGCATCACCGAGCAAGGCACCATGAACGGGCTGCTCACGCGCTGGTACGAGTGCAAGCCGCCCCTGAGGCTGAGCCAGGAGGAGCCACTGGTGGGCAAtggctgggctgggggcgggtCCCGGCCTTCACGCAAGGAGGTGGCCACCTACTTCAGCAAAGTGTGA
- the CALHM2 gene encoding calcium homeostasis modulator protein 2 isoform X2: MAALIAENFRFLSLFFKSKDVMIFNGLVALGTVGSQELFSVVAFHCPCSPARNYLYGLTAIGVPALVLFLIGVILNNHTWNLVAECQYRRTKNCSAAPNFLLLSSIVGRAAVAPITWSVISLLRGEAYVCALSEFVDPSSLTAGEDSFPLGQATEILARFPCGEGPAHLSDSREEVSRRLKYESQDSRNNQQVIKALRPASSPQGSYREPEKLCSSPKATQHVDLRPSLTASTKGHEVLAELRLRECPETLRSRRATRFPDPADPHYLDQEPGRAKVGS; the protein is encoded by the exons ATGGCAGCCCTGATCGCAGAGAACTTCCGCTTCCTATCACTCTTCTTCAAGAGCAAGGATGTGATGATTTTCAACGGGCTGGTGGCACTGGGCACGGTGGGCAGCCAGGAGCTGTTCAGTGTGGTGGCTTTCCACTGCCCTTGCTCACCAGCCCGAAACTACCTGTATGGGCTGACAGCCATCGGTGTGCCCGCCCTGGTGCTCTTCCTCATCGGCGTCATCCTCAACAACCACACCTGGAACCTGGTTGCCGAGTGCCAGTACCGGAGGACCAAAAACTGCTCGGCCGCCCCCAACTTCCTCCTTCTAAGCTCCATTGTGGGCCGTGCAGCCGTGGCCCCCATCACCTGGTCTGTCATCTCTCTGCTGCGCGGTGAGGCCTATGTCTGTGCTCTCAGCGAATTCGTGGACCCCTCTTCGCTCACAGCTGGGGAAGACAGTTTCCCACTGGGCCAGGCCACAGAAATCCTGGCCAGGTTCCCGTGTGGGGAGGGCCCTGCCCACCTGTCAGATTCCCGGGAAGAGGTCAGCCGCAGGCTCAAGTACGAGTCCCAG GACTCAAGGAACAACCAGCAAGTCATCAAGGCCCTCCGCCCAGCAAGCTCTCCTCAGGGGAGCTACAGGGAGCCAGAGAAACTGTGCAGCtctcccaaagccacacagcatgtggaTCTACGTCCCAGCCTCACAGCCTCCACAAAGGGGCACGAGGTACTAGCTGAGCTGAGGCTGAGGGAATGCCCAGAGACTCTGCGATCTAGGAGAGCGACCCGCTTTCCGGACCCTGCTGACCCCCACTATCTGGACCAAGAGCCTGGCAGGGCCAAAGTGGGATCCTGA
- the CALHM2 gene encoding calcium homeostasis modulator protein 2 isoform X1, whose amino-acid sequence MAALIAENFRFLSLFFKSKDVMIFNGLVALGTVGSQELFSVVAFHCPCSPARNYLYGLTAIGVPALVLFLIGVILNNHTWNLVAECQYRRTKNCSAAPNFLLLSSIVGRAAVAPITWSVISLLRGEAYVCALSEFVDPSSLTAGEDSFPLGQATEILARFPCGEGPAHLSDSREEVSRRLKYESQLFGWLLIGVVAILVFLTKCLKHYCSPLSYHQEAYWAQYRANEDQLFQRTAEMHSRVLAANNVHRFFGFVALNEDDEKLVAKFPVEGTQPRPQWNAITGVYLYRENQGLPLYSRLHKWAQGLAGNGTAQDNIEMAPLAS is encoded by the exons ATGGCAGCCCTGATCGCAGAGAACTTCCGCTTCCTATCACTCTTCTTCAAGAGCAAGGATGTGATGATTTTCAACGGGCTGGTGGCACTGGGCACGGTGGGCAGCCAGGAGCTGTTCAGTGTGGTGGCTTTCCACTGCCCTTGCTCACCAGCCCGAAACTACCTGTATGGGCTGACAGCCATCGGTGTGCCCGCCCTGGTGCTCTTCCTCATCGGCGTCATCCTCAACAACCACACCTGGAACCTGGTTGCCGAGTGCCAGTACCGGAGGACCAAAAACTGCTCGGCCGCCCCCAACTTCCTCCTTCTAAGCTCCATTGTGGGCCGTGCAGCCGTGGCCCCCATCACCTGGTCTGTCATCTCTCTGCTGCGCGGTGAGGCCTATGTCTGTGCTCTCAGCGAATTCGTGGACCCCTCTTCGCTCACAGCTGGGGAAGACAGTTTCCCACTGGGCCAGGCCACAGAAATCCTGGCCAGGTTCCCGTGTGGGGAGGGCCCTGCCCACCTGTCAGATTCCCGGGAAGAGGTCAGCCGCAGGCTCAAGTACGAGTCCCAG CTCTTCGGGTGGCTGCTCATCGGTGTGGTGGCCATCCTGGTGTTCCTGACCAAGTGCCTCAAGCACTACTGCTCACCACTCAGCTACCACCAGGAGGCCTACTGGGCGCAGTACCGGGCCAACGAGGACCAGCTCTTCCAGCGCACAGCCGAGATGCACTCAAGGGTGCTGGCTGCCAACAACGTGCACCGCTTCTTCGGCTTCGTGGCACTCAACGAGGATGACGAGAAGCTGGTTGCCAAGTTCCCGGTGGAAGGCACACAGCCACGGCCACAGTGGAACGCCATCACCGGCGTCTATTTGTACCGCGAGAACCAGGGCCTTCCACTCTACAGCCGCCTGCACAAGTGGGCCCAGGGTCTGGCGGGCAACGGCACGGCCCAAGACAACATAGAGATGGCCCCGCTCGCCTCCTAA